One part of the Vitis riparia cultivar Riparia Gloire de Montpellier isolate 1030 chromosome 8, EGFV_Vit.rip_1.0, whole genome shotgun sequence genome encodes these proteins:
- the LOC117919687 gene encoding protein yippee-like — protein sequence MGRLFVVTLDGGRVYSCKHCKTHFAYANQIISKAFHSKHGKAYLFDKVVNVTVGEKEDRLMMTGMHTVVDIFCVGCGSIVGWKYEAAHEKSQQYKEGKFILERFKVLGPDGSTYVNQDIQAGGSDVEDA from the exons ATGGGTAGGCTTTTTGTGGTTACTCTTGATGGCGGCAGAGTCTACAGCTGCAAGCATTGCAAGACCCATTTTGCGTATGCCAATCAAATTATTTCCAAG GCTTTTCACAGCAAACATGGGAAGGCTTATCTCTTTGATAAGGT TGTGAATGTCACAGTCGGAGAGAAGGAAGATCGGTTGATGATGACTGGAATGCACACTGTTGTTGACATATTCTGCGTTGGGTGTGGCTCCATTGTTGGATGGAAATAT GAGGCTGCACATGAGAAGTCCCAACAATACAAGGAAGGAAAATTTATTCTTGAGAG GTTCAAGGTGTTGGGTCCTGATGGAAGCACCTATGTTAATCAGGACATTCAGGCTGGTGGAAGTGATGTGGAAGACGCATGA
- the LOC117920453 gene encoding mitochondrial inner membrane protease subunit 2 isoform X2, translating to MGTRNFLWDFGKKCFTFGLIGLTISDRYASIAHVQGLSMHPTFNPNARTFMGSLTDDYVLLEKFCLEKYKFSHGDVIAFRSPNNHREKQIKRIIALPGDWITAPHSYDVLRIPEGHCWVEGDNSASSLDSRSFGPVPLGLACGRATHIVWPPQRIGEVERRIPHDRISFG from the exons ATGGGAACTCGAAACTTTTTATGGGACTTTGGTAAGAAGTGTTTCACATTTGGGCTCATAGGCCTTACCATTTCAGATCGATATGCCAGTATTGCCCATGTGCAAGGCCTCTCCATGCATCCCACATTCAATCCCAATGCTAGAACTTTTATGGGATCATTGACTG ATGATTATGTCTTGTTGGAAAAATTTTGCCTTGAAAAGTACAAGTTTTCTCATGGTGATGTGATAGCATTCCG CTCCCCAAATAATCACCGTGAGAAACAAATAAAGAGAATAATTGCCTTGCCAGGGGATTGGATCACAGCACCACATTCATATGATGTCTTGAGGATTCCAGAGGGGCATTGTTGGGTTGAGGGAGACAATTCTGCTTCTAGTTTGGATTCAAGATCTTTTGGCCCA GTTCCTTTGGGTTTAGCTTGCGGAAGGGCTACCCACATTGTGTGGCCTCCTCAGCGAATAGGGGAAGTTGAGAGAAGAATTCCTCATGACAGAATTTCTTTCGGCTAA
- the LOC117920453 gene encoding mitochondrial inner membrane protease subunit 2 isoform X1 has product MGTRNFLWDFGKKCFTFGLIGLTISDRYASIAHVQGLSMHPTFNPNARTFMGSLTDDYVLLEKFCLEKYKFSHGDVIAFRSPNNHREKQIKRIIALPGDWITAPHSYDVLRIPEGHCWVEGDNSASSLDSRSFGPVCCLNTMFLYYLKEGSFGGSFGFSLRKGYPHCVASSANRGS; this is encoded by the exons ATGGGAACTCGAAACTTTTTATGGGACTTTGGTAAGAAGTGTTTCACATTTGGGCTCATAGGCCTTACCATTTCAGATCGATATGCCAGTATTGCCCATGTGCAAGGCCTCTCCATGCATCCCACATTCAATCCCAATGCTAGAACTTTTATGGGATCATTGACTG ATGATTATGTCTTGTTGGAAAAATTTTGCCTTGAAAAGTACAAGTTTTCTCATGGTGATGTGATAGCATTCCG CTCCCCAAATAATCACCGTGAGAAACAAATAAAGAGAATAATTGCCTTGCCAGGGGATTGGATCACAGCACCACATTCATATGATGTCTTGAGGATTCCAGAGGGGCATTGTTGGGTTGAGGGAGACAATTCTGCTTCTAGTTTGGATTCAAGATCTTTTGGCCCAGTATGTTGCCTTAACACCATGTTCCTATATTACTTGAAGGAGGGGAGCTTTGGAG GTTCCTTTGGGTTTAGCTTGCGGAAGGGCTACCCACATTGTGTGGCCTCCTCAGCGAATAGGGGAAGTTGA
- the LOC117920451 gene encoding chlorophyll a-b binding protein CP29.1, chloroplastic-like, producing the protein MATTTAAAAAATSSFMGTRLPDVHSNTGRVQARFGFGRKKAPAKKAAKRVSDRPLWFPGAVAPEWLDGTLVGDYGFDPFGLGKPAEYLQYDYDSLDQNLAKNIAGDVIGTRFEGGEVKSTPFQPYTEVFGLQRFRECELIHGRWAMLATLGALAVESLTGVTWQDAGKVELIEGSSYLGQPLPFSMTTLIWIEVLVIGYIEFQRNAELDPEKRLYPGGKFFDPLGLAADPEKKAVLQLAEIKHARLAMIGFLGFAVQAAVTGKGPLNNWATHLSDPLHTTIIDNVFYS; encoded by the exons ATGGCAACCACCACTGCCGCCGCCGCCGCTGCTACGTCCTCATTCATGGGAACACGCCTTCCCGACGTCCACTCAAACACCGGCCGCGTTCAAGCCCGATTCGGGTTCGGTCGTAAGAAAGCCCCCGCAAAGAAGGCCGCGAAGCGGGTGTCCGATCGCCCGCTATGGTTCCCGGGAGCCGTAGCTCCAGAGTGGCTGGATGGGACCTTGGTTGGAGACTACGGATTTGACCCCTTCGGTTTGGGCAAGCCCGCCGAGTACTTGCAGTACGATTACGACTCCTTGGACCAGAACTTGGCCAAGAACATCGCCGGAGACGTCATCGGAACCAGGTTCGAGGGCGGCGAGGTGAAGTCGACCCCGTTCCAGCCTTACACCGAGGTTTTTGGGCTGCAGCGGTTCCGTGAGTGCGAGCTCATTCATGGGAGGTGGGCCATGTTGGCCACACTCGGTGCTCTCGCCGTGGAGTCACTCACCGGAGTCACATGGCAAGATGCCGGAAAG GTGGAGCTGATCGAAGGATCATCGTATCTAGGGCAACCACTTCCATTCTCCATGACCACATTGATCTGGATTGAAGTTCTGGTGATTGGGTACATTGAGTTCCAGAGGAATGCAGAGCTGGACCCAGAAAAGAGGCTGTACCCAGGTGGAAAGTTCTTCGACCCATTGGGATTGGCAGCTGACCCGGAGAAGAAGGCGGTCCTCCAACTGGCGGAGATCAAGCACGCTCGCCTTGCCATGATTGGTTTCCTGGGATTCGCCGTCCAGGCAGCCGTCACAGGAAAAGGCCCTCTCAACAACTGGGCCACCCATTTGAGCGACCCACTTCACACAACCATTATTGACAACGTTTTCTACTCTTAA